The Bombus huntii isolate Logan2020A chromosome 1, iyBomHunt1.1, whole genome shotgun sequence genome contains a region encoding:
- the LOC126863935 gene encoding forkhead box protein A4-A-like, producing the protein MDQTVIVPSTPRGSNVDNARVTMKNESDSNLHIQDQSTVAHSNSTSVVPRTNLSMSNSLNQDQSLDPLMCNPASTELPRKPGARRQEKPPYSYIALIVMAIQASPGKRLTLSEIYSFLQQHFPFFRGAYQGWKNSVRHNLSLNECFIKLPKGLGRPGKGHYWTIDPSTEYMFEEGSFRRRPRGFRRKCQALKPQYPQYFSASGPVGVQTPGYENLTPGAMEYANGYQNQYQNYQEYAMYAAPGAAVSADWSYPEATYKTPPISEVTYKTTEVTYKTGEPSVYRNGEIVAFKSEPGYAARSQEQLTYRATDGFSVKDHQQHHPETVYKENETMMTYKCPSNPAPTTQAPGQDYYVGYGLAGVNNTGSNVNVAMQGIPEQTGNNSPVGNVSSPHSGCQTPVTDNGIKMQCSNSNSNSSGGGLIDRKPSYFGHPAGSVTLSSLSSLSSLNLSNIGSLSSGLSISNIPGTVSSNIHHTATTPPTYYDQIKYSM; encoded by the exons ATGGATCAAACGGTAATCGTTCCGTCGACTCCTCGCGGAAGCAACGTGGACAACGCGAGAGTCACGATGAAGAACGAAAGTGACTCGAATCTACATATCCAAGACCAGTCTACCGTAGCTCATTCCAATTCCACATCGGTGGTACCTCGAACCAATTTGTCGATGTCCAATAGTCTGAACCAAGATCAGAGTTTAGATCCGTTGATGTGTAACCCTGCCAGTACAGAGTTACCTAGGAAGCCTGGAGCGCGGCGCCAAGAGAAACCTCCGTACTCTTACATAGCACTGATCGTAATGGCGATTCAGGCGAGTCCAGGAAAGAGATTAACCCTTTCAGAGATCTACTCGTTTCTTCAACAACACTTTCCCTTTTTCCGTGGCGCTTATCAAGGCTGGAAGAACTCAGTGCGCCATAATTTGAGCTTGAACGAGTGTTTTATCAAGCTTCCAAAGGGTTTAGGAAGACCAGGTAAAGGTCACTACTGGACGATTGATCCTTCGACAGAGTATATGTTTGAAGAAGGAAGCTTTCGTCGACGGCCACGAGGTTTCCGTCGCAAGTGCCAAGCCTTGAAGCCTCAGTATCCTCAATACTTTTCTGCGAGTGGTCCAGTAGGCGTCCAGACTCCCGGATACGAAAATTTAACACCTGGAGCCATGGAATACGCGAATGGATATCAAAATCAGTATCAAAATTATCAAGAATATGCGATGTACGCAGCACCTGGTGCCGCAGTCTCCGCTGATTGGTCCTATCCTGAGGCCACATACAAGACACCGCCCATATCGGAAGTAACATACAAGACGACGGAAGTCACATACAAAACTGGAGAACCGTCTGTATACAGAAACGGAGAAATAGTAGCATTTAAGAGCGAGCCTGGATATGCGGCGAGGAGTCAGGAGCAGTTGACGTACAGAGCTACGGACGGGTTCTCCGTGAAAGATCATCAACAGCATCATCCAGAGACGGTTTATAAGGAGAATGAAACTATGATGACCTATAAGTGCCCGTCTAATCCCGCACCAACTACTCAAGCACCTGGACAAGATTACTACGTTGGTTACGGACTCGCCGGGGTCAACAATACTGGAAGCAACGTGAACGTCGCTATGCAGGGAATCCCAGAACAGACAGGCAACAACAGTCCCGTAGGAAACGTCAGTTCGCCGCACAGTGGGTGCCAGACACCTGTAACGGATAATG GTATAAAGATGCAATGCTCGAACTCCAATTCAAACAGTTCTGGAGGTGGACTCATTGATCGCAAACCATCCTACTTTGGTCATCCGGCCGGATCAGTTACTTTGAGCTCGTTAAGCTCTCTAAGCTCGCTTAACTTGAGCAATATCGGCAGCTTGAGTAGTGGCTTGAGTATATCAAATATACCTGGCACAGTTTCGTCGAACATTCATCATACAGCCACAACACCGCCAACGTACTATGATCAGATCAAATACAGTATGTGA
- the LOC126867598 gene encoding importin-4-like isoform X1 yields MEEILLKLLVADNTSIQQGTAELREAFKKPESTPTLCQLIISSTNSQVRQYAAILLRKRYAKGKHWLKLPQHIRNEFKTVILQALVNEPEKMVKNAIAQLIGTIVKHELPNNGWPEVLQFVQQLITSENLINKELGTYTLSIMTEIAPDVYSIHAVSLANLLGQTLNSLQDLRNPVAYYILKIMQSLVPFVEGNQMMINAYHQMMPQIMTTIQSLTTSHEDKAIQCFELLDELCEHGVAVIAPHVKALVTMCLAIAGNKALDDALRVKAVGFIGWLARTKKKAIIRHKLVEPILDMLFNLMSTPPEDDNDEVYFSGDNEDNTPVTCATQTLDLLALHLPPEKLVPQLLQYIEPSLQGTDVYAKKASYLAMALLAEGCSEYIRTKYLESFLRCTCQGISDPTPVVRNAALFALGQFSEHLQPNISQYSSELLPVLFEYLGQICAHIKQEKKEPPSVDRMFYALEMFCENLNESLLPYLPTLMERLFEILSTDTPVHVTELALSAIGSAAMASKEHMLPYFEKIITILDGYLSEKQIEETMCLQVQAVDTLGVIARTIGDKNFAPLADRSLNFGMKLLKETEDPDLKKSIYGLFASISTIMKKEIAGALPEIIEYMITSIQSSEGIVPHFKEDETSAFPVYDDLSENENENDEEDIENTDNEEDNDDDDVAGYSVENAYIEEKEEAILALKEIAENTGEAFLPYLEKSFEETFKLINYPQEDIRKAVIDAILQFCFSFSDINTNEGKQALLKALSVFIPKLSELIRLGDERTVAISGLDAYAELLKEIKSDVLIGEGHKDAIMNCVIDVMLGKTECQDQEEAEDLDIEAEQDELLVECAGDVFCNFGRVVSPEDFGHYFQTVLPLLLERLRKNKSEAQRSFAVGTLSECFTALKQQTSNFIHILLPTFLKLVDDPNAEVRNNAIYGIGELALHSNAYMHFPDILTVLSNAIYKESHAGARDNIVGAIARLIIVNYMNVPLDQVFPIFVKQLPLKEDFEENKAVFRSILTLYQAGHPILRSYMNILLRVAVSILHENRTTDDEAKSIVVEFVKSAQRDFPDEWNSVLVDLSAEVVTNIQYIFS; encoded by the exons ATGGAGGAGATATTACTAAAGTTACTTGTAGCGGATAACACATCTATTCAGCAG GGAACTGCAGAACTTAGAGAAGCTTTCAAGAAGCCAGAAAGTACACCAACATTATGTCAACTTATTATATCGTCAACAAATTCACag GTAAGGCAATATGCAGCTATATTGCTAAGGAAGCGTTACGCTAAAGGGAAACATTGGTTGAAATTACCACAACATATACGCAATGAATTTAAGACAGTAATTTTGCAG gcATTAGTTAATGAACCAGAAAAAATGGTAAAGAATGCGATTGCACAGTTGATAGGCACAATTGTAAAACATGAATTGCCTAATAATGGATGGCCAGAAGTTTTGCAATTTGTACAGCAACTGATTACTagtgaaaatttaataaataaagag TTGGGAACATATACCTTGTCTATTATGACTGAAATTGCACCTGATGTCTATTCTATACATGCTGTATCACTTGCAAATCTTTTGGGACAAACATTAAATAGTCTACAAGATTTGAGAAATCCTGTagcatattatattttaaaaataatgcagAGTCTTGTTCCCTTTGTTGAAGGCAATCAAATG ATGATAAATGCTTATCATCAAATGATGCCACAAATAATGACCACAATTCAATCTCTTACTACTTCTCATGAAGATAAAGCTATTCAATGTTTTGAATTATTGGATGAATTATGTGAACATGGAGTTGCTGTGATAGCACCACATGTCAAAGCTCTTGTTACTATGTGCCTTGCTATTGCTGGTAACAAAGCATTAGATGATGCCCTCAGAGTTAAAGCAGTTGGTTTTATTGGTTGGTTAGCtagaacaaaaaagaaagcCATAATCAGACATAAACTTGTTGAACCAATTTTAG ATATGTTATTTAATCTTATGTCCACACCACCTGAGGATGACAATGATGAGGTTTACTTCAGTGGTGATAATGAAGACAATACTCCTGTAACATGTGCTACTCAAACTTTAGATTTACTTGCACTTCATTTACCCCCAGAGAAGCTAGTTCCACAACTG ttgCAATACATAGAACCTAGCCTGCAAGGTACAGATGTATATGCAAAGAAAGCATCATACTTAGCAATGGCGCTATTAGCAGAAGGTTGTTCAGAATATATCCGCACTAAATATCTCGAATCCTTCTTACGTTGCACTTGTCAAGGAATTAGTGATCCCACTCCGGTAGTGCGTAATGCTGCACTCTTTGCCCTTGGGCAGTTTTCTGAACACTTACAGCCAAATATTTCTCAATACTCATCCGAATTATTACCAGTATTATTCGAATATCTTGGTCAAATATGCGCGCATATTAagcaagaaaagaaagaaccaCCTTCGGTTGATCGTATGTTTTATGCATTGGAAATGTTTTGTGAAAATTTGAATGAAAGTCTTTTACCGTATTTACCAACTTTAATGGAAAGACTCTTTGAAATTTTGAGTACGGATACTCCAGTCCATGTTACAGAACTTGCCCTGAGCGCCATAGGTTCAGCTGCTATGGCGAGTAAAGAGCACATGCTAccatattttgaaaaaatcattACTATTCTCGATGGTTATCTTTCAGAAAAACAAATAGAAGAAACTATGTGTCTTCAAGTGCAAGCAGTTG ATACCCTTGGAGTAATCGCAAGAACAATAGGCGATAAAAATTTTGCACCTTTGGCTGATAGGTCTCTTAACTTCGGAATGAAGTTATTGAAAGAAACAGAAGATCCGGATTTGAAAAAGTCAATTTATGGATTGTTTGCATCAATTAGTACgataatgaaaaaagaaatagcaGGTGCTTTACCAGAAATCATTGAGTATATGATTACAAGCATACAAAGTTCAGAAGGCATAGTG CCTCATTTTAAGGAGGACGAAACTTCTGCCTTTCCGGTTTATGATGACCTtagtgaaaatgaaaatgaaaatgatgaagaagatattgaaaatacagataatGAAGAAGATAATGATGACGACGATGTGGCGGGTTATAGTGTTGAGAATGCATACattgaagaaaaagaagaagcaaTTCTAGCCTTAAAAGAAATTGCGGAAAATACAgg aGAAGCGTTTCTGCCATATCTCGAAAAATCTTTTGAGGAAACAttcaaattaatcaattatCCACAAGAAGATATTCGTAAAGCTGTCATTGATGCCATTCTACAGTTTTGTTTTAGTTTTTCAGATATTAATACTAACGAAGGAAAACAAGCATTATTAAAAGCTCTTTCTgtatttattccaaaattgTCTGAATTGATAAGGTTGGGTGATGAACGAACAGTAGCTATTAGTGGCTTAGATGCTTATGCAGAACTtctaaaagaaataaaatcagATGTTCTTATCGGAGAAGGTCATAAAGATGCTATTATGAATTGTGTCATTGATGTCATGTTAG GAAAAACGGAATGTCAAGATCAAGAAGAAGCAGAAGACTTAGATATTGAAGCTGAACAGGATGAATTATTAGTTGAATGTGCGGGTGacgtattttgtaattttggaAGAGTAGTCTCACCAGAAGACTTTGGGCATTATTTTCAAACTGTGTTGCCATTGCTCTTAGAAAGATTG AGAAAAAACAAATCAGAAGCTCAAAGATCTTTTGCAGTTGGTACACTCTCAGAATGTTTTACAGCCCTTAAACAACAAACGTCTAATTTCATACATATCCTGCTTCCTACATTTTTGAAACTTGTAGATGATCCAAACGCTGAAGTTCGAAATAACGCAATATATGGAATTGGCGAACTTGCATTGCATAGCAATGCTTATAT GCATTTTCCCGATATTTTAACAGTTTTGTCAAATGCTATTTATAAAGAATCACATGCAGGAGCACGTGATAATATAGTTGGAGCAATTGCACGGCTTATCATCGTTAATTATATGAACGTGCCACTTGATCAAGTATTTCCAATTTTTGTTAAGCAGTTGCCACTAAAAGAAGATTTTGAAGAGAATAAGGCGGTTTTTAGAAGTATATTAACATTATATCAAGCTGGTCATCCCATTTTACGGTCATACATGAACATATTACTCAGAGTTGCAGTCAGCATATTACATGAAAACAGAACTACAGATGATG AAGCGAAAAGTATTGTTGTGGAGTTCGTTAAATCTGCCCAGCGGGACTTTCCAGATGAATGGAATTCCGTGCTTGTCGATCTTTCAGCGGAAGTTGTCACGAACATTCAGTACATATTTTCTTAG
- the LOC126867598 gene encoding importin-4-like isoform X2: protein MVKNAIAQLIGTIVKHELPNNGWPEVLQFVQQLITSENLINKELGTYTLSIMTEIAPDVYSIHAVSLANLLGQTLNSLQDLRNPVAYYILKIMQSLVPFVEGNQMMINAYHQMMPQIMTTIQSLTTSHEDKAIQCFELLDELCEHGVAVIAPHVKALVTMCLAIAGNKALDDALRVKAVGFIGWLARTKKKAIIRHKLVEPILDMLFNLMSTPPEDDNDEVYFSGDNEDNTPVTCATQTLDLLALHLPPEKLVPQLLQYIEPSLQGTDVYAKKASYLAMALLAEGCSEYIRTKYLESFLRCTCQGISDPTPVVRNAALFALGQFSEHLQPNISQYSSELLPVLFEYLGQICAHIKQEKKEPPSVDRMFYALEMFCENLNESLLPYLPTLMERLFEILSTDTPVHVTELALSAIGSAAMASKEHMLPYFEKIITILDGYLSEKQIEETMCLQVQAVDTLGVIARTIGDKNFAPLADRSLNFGMKLLKETEDPDLKKSIYGLFASISTIMKKEIAGALPEIIEYMITSIQSSEGIVPHFKEDETSAFPVYDDLSENENENDEEDIENTDNEEDNDDDDVAGYSVENAYIEEKEEAILALKEIAENTGEAFLPYLEKSFEETFKLINYPQEDIRKAVIDAILQFCFSFSDINTNEGKQALLKALSVFIPKLSELIRLGDERTVAISGLDAYAELLKEIKSDVLIGEGHKDAIMNCVIDVMLGKTECQDQEEAEDLDIEAEQDELLVECAGDVFCNFGRVVSPEDFGHYFQTVLPLLLERLRKNKSEAQRSFAVGTLSECFTALKQQTSNFIHILLPTFLKLVDDPNAEVRNNAIYGIGELALHSNAYMHFPDILTVLSNAIYKESHAGARDNIVGAIARLIIVNYMNVPLDQVFPIFVKQLPLKEDFEENKAVFRSILTLYQAGHPILRSYMNILLRVAVSILHENRTTDDEAKSIVVEFVKSAQRDFPDEWNSVLVDLSAEVVTNIQYIFS, encoded by the exons ATGGTAAAGAATGCGATTGCACAGTTGATAGGCACAATTGTAAAACATGAATTGCCTAATAATGGATGGCCAGAAGTTTTGCAATTTGTACAGCAACTGATTACTagtgaaaatttaataaataaagag TTGGGAACATATACCTTGTCTATTATGACTGAAATTGCACCTGATGTCTATTCTATACATGCTGTATCACTTGCAAATCTTTTGGGACAAACATTAAATAGTCTACAAGATTTGAGAAATCCTGTagcatattatattttaaaaataatgcagAGTCTTGTTCCCTTTGTTGAAGGCAATCAAATG ATGATAAATGCTTATCATCAAATGATGCCACAAATAATGACCACAATTCAATCTCTTACTACTTCTCATGAAGATAAAGCTATTCAATGTTTTGAATTATTGGATGAATTATGTGAACATGGAGTTGCTGTGATAGCACCACATGTCAAAGCTCTTGTTACTATGTGCCTTGCTATTGCTGGTAACAAAGCATTAGATGATGCCCTCAGAGTTAAAGCAGTTGGTTTTATTGGTTGGTTAGCtagaacaaaaaagaaagcCATAATCAGACATAAACTTGTTGAACCAATTTTAG ATATGTTATTTAATCTTATGTCCACACCACCTGAGGATGACAATGATGAGGTTTACTTCAGTGGTGATAATGAAGACAATACTCCTGTAACATGTGCTACTCAAACTTTAGATTTACTTGCACTTCATTTACCCCCAGAGAAGCTAGTTCCACAACTG ttgCAATACATAGAACCTAGCCTGCAAGGTACAGATGTATATGCAAAGAAAGCATCATACTTAGCAATGGCGCTATTAGCAGAAGGTTGTTCAGAATATATCCGCACTAAATATCTCGAATCCTTCTTACGTTGCACTTGTCAAGGAATTAGTGATCCCACTCCGGTAGTGCGTAATGCTGCACTCTTTGCCCTTGGGCAGTTTTCTGAACACTTACAGCCAAATATTTCTCAATACTCATCCGAATTATTACCAGTATTATTCGAATATCTTGGTCAAATATGCGCGCATATTAagcaagaaaagaaagaaccaCCTTCGGTTGATCGTATGTTTTATGCATTGGAAATGTTTTGTGAAAATTTGAATGAAAGTCTTTTACCGTATTTACCAACTTTAATGGAAAGACTCTTTGAAATTTTGAGTACGGATACTCCAGTCCATGTTACAGAACTTGCCCTGAGCGCCATAGGTTCAGCTGCTATGGCGAGTAAAGAGCACATGCTAccatattttgaaaaaatcattACTATTCTCGATGGTTATCTTTCAGAAAAACAAATAGAAGAAACTATGTGTCTTCAAGTGCAAGCAGTTG ATACCCTTGGAGTAATCGCAAGAACAATAGGCGATAAAAATTTTGCACCTTTGGCTGATAGGTCTCTTAACTTCGGAATGAAGTTATTGAAAGAAACAGAAGATCCGGATTTGAAAAAGTCAATTTATGGATTGTTTGCATCAATTAGTACgataatgaaaaaagaaatagcaGGTGCTTTACCAGAAATCATTGAGTATATGATTACAAGCATACAAAGTTCAGAAGGCATAGTG CCTCATTTTAAGGAGGACGAAACTTCTGCCTTTCCGGTTTATGATGACCTtagtgaaaatgaaaatgaaaatgatgaagaagatattgaaaatacagataatGAAGAAGATAATGATGACGACGATGTGGCGGGTTATAGTGTTGAGAATGCATACattgaagaaaaagaagaagcaaTTCTAGCCTTAAAAGAAATTGCGGAAAATACAgg aGAAGCGTTTCTGCCATATCTCGAAAAATCTTTTGAGGAAACAttcaaattaatcaattatCCACAAGAAGATATTCGTAAAGCTGTCATTGATGCCATTCTACAGTTTTGTTTTAGTTTTTCAGATATTAATACTAACGAAGGAAAACAAGCATTATTAAAAGCTCTTTCTgtatttattccaaaattgTCTGAATTGATAAGGTTGGGTGATGAACGAACAGTAGCTATTAGTGGCTTAGATGCTTATGCAGAACTtctaaaagaaataaaatcagATGTTCTTATCGGAGAAGGTCATAAAGATGCTATTATGAATTGTGTCATTGATGTCATGTTAG GAAAAACGGAATGTCAAGATCAAGAAGAAGCAGAAGACTTAGATATTGAAGCTGAACAGGATGAATTATTAGTTGAATGTGCGGGTGacgtattttgtaattttggaAGAGTAGTCTCACCAGAAGACTTTGGGCATTATTTTCAAACTGTGTTGCCATTGCTCTTAGAAAGATTG AGAAAAAACAAATCAGAAGCTCAAAGATCTTTTGCAGTTGGTACACTCTCAGAATGTTTTACAGCCCTTAAACAACAAACGTCTAATTTCATACATATCCTGCTTCCTACATTTTTGAAACTTGTAGATGATCCAAACGCTGAAGTTCGAAATAACGCAATATATGGAATTGGCGAACTTGCATTGCATAGCAATGCTTATAT GCATTTTCCCGATATTTTAACAGTTTTGTCAAATGCTATTTATAAAGAATCACATGCAGGAGCACGTGATAATATAGTTGGAGCAATTGCACGGCTTATCATCGTTAATTATATGAACGTGCCACTTGATCAAGTATTTCCAATTTTTGTTAAGCAGTTGCCACTAAAAGAAGATTTTGAAGAGAATAAGGCGGTTTTTAGAAGTATATTAACATTATATCAAGCTGGTCATCCCATTTTACGGTCATACATGAACATATTACTCAGAGTTGCAGTCAGCATATTACATGAAAACAGAACTACAGATGATG AAGCGAAAAGTATTGTTGTGGAGTTCGTTAAATCTGCCCAGCGGGACTTTCCAGATGAATGGAATTCCGTGCTTGTCGATCTTTCAGCGGAAGTTGTCACGAACATTCAGTACATATTTTCTTAG